The following DNA comes from Sediminitomix flava.
TTGTTCATCCCTTTTACCTTTTCTAGTACAAATGAATTCCAATGTACAGTCACGGGAGGTAAAGCTGTTGTAAAAATGAATGGGCGCATTCGGTTTACTAACCAATCTTGAATACTCTTGCTCATCACAGCAAAAGCTCCTTGTGATGCCATTGCTTTTCCTAAGGGGGCAACAATAATGTCTATATCCGAAATTACCATTTGTTCTTCCGCAAATCCTAAGCCATTTTCACCTCTACAACCAATAGCATGCGCTTCATCTACATACAGCAAGCAATCAAATTCCTTTTTAATTTGAACTAATACTTGAAGATCAGCACAATCGCCATCCATACTAAAAATGGACTCTGTTACTATAATTATTTTATTGTAATCACTTCTCTTTTGTTGAAGAAGTTTTCTGAGGTGATCATAATCTAAATGACGATATCTGACAAAGTCTGCATCAGACAATCTAAAACCATCAATCAAGCTTGCATGATTAAGCTTATCGCTCACTATCAAATCTCTTTTTTCTAAAAGAGCTGGAAGAATTCCTAAGTTTGCATGATAGCCACTATTGAAGAGTAATGCGCCATCTTTATTATAGTATTCCTTTAGTTGCTCTTCATAAGCTGAATAAGCTGGATGATTCCCTGAAAGTAAACGAGAAGAACTAGCACTTAAGCCATAATGAGAAATTGAAAGGTCATTTTCTAAGGCCTCTTCATAAAACTCCTTTAAGAGTAATTTGTTAGAAGCTATACCTAAGTAATCATTTCCTGAAAGGTTAATTAACTTTCTACCTTCTTTAGAAATCACCCCTTCTCCTTCCTGTCTCACATCATGTAACTCTCTAAGGTGATGGTTTTCTGTGAGTGCTAATAGTTTGTTTTCTAAATCTTCCATTTATAATCTATCCACAAAACTTAAGAGATCAATTACTCAATTAGAATATTCTTGGAGTAATTATAATGATTTTTTTCTAAAAAAAGACAAACTAAATAGATTATTTTCTACAAAATAATGGAAAATATTCAATAGTAATATTAGTATAAATAGAAGGATAAAATTCAGGAATAAAAAAGAAAAAAGGAATGACATCAGACATCTGTGTTCATTCCTTTATCCTTTTATCTAGTTTAGGGCATTTTTTACAATACACTCCTTTCTTTTTGTACTTCTTGCAACATTTCTTCTTAGTCAGAAGATACTTCGATTCAAGAAGCCATCTTAAGCTTCTAATTATTCCATATTTCATCTATTCTTCATTCTACCCCTAGAACGCTAAAGACAAATTTTAAAATCCTAAAGTGTTAAAATAATTCTCATCACTTATCAATACTCAAATCAGTAATATAGATTTTTCACGAAACTAAATACAACTCACTTCAACTAATGATAATTTTGTCAAAAATGAATCTTTCAGAATAAAACATAAGACAGATCTTAATAATCATTTATTTTCATGATATATCTTATTTATATACAATTAAGGTATTATATTGAAGGACTTTTGTTAAAAAAAATTCAAATTCACACAAAACAACAAGCATTAATTTATGGCAGCTAGAGGAGGTTTCTCAAACAAATTTGGCTTCATCATGGCCGCAGCAGGTTCTGCAGTAGGTCTTGGAAATATATGGAAGTTCCCGTTTGAAGTAGTAGATGGAGGAGGGGCCGCATTCGTGATTATCTATTTACTTTGTTGTTTCTTACTCTGCTTTCCTGTAATGATCGCAGAAGTAGCAATTGGTCGTAAAACCAATTTAAATGCCGTTGAATCTTTCAAAAAATTAGGCTTTCCTAGATGGAGTTTTATAGGACTAATGGGTATTATCTCAGGAGTACTTATACTTTCATTTTATAATGTAGTAGCCGGTTGGACGATTGGTTTCACTTTCCAAATGATCCAAGGAAATTTTGAAATTGGACAACAATTTGGGCATTTCATTGCTGATTGGAAAACAATCATGATTTACTCAACAGTATTCATGATCGCAACAGCTTATATTGTAGCTCAAGGTGTTTCTGGAGGTATTGAGAAAGCCTCAAAAATATTGATGCCTACACTTCTTGTTATCATTATTGGGTTGACTCTTTACTCTTTCACTCAAGAAGGTGCGATGAATGGTGTAGAGTATTACCTTATTCCAGACTTTAGTAAAGTAACTATTCAGACGATATATGGCGCTTTAGGGCAGGCGTTTTTCTCACTGTCTTTAGGAATGGGAGCTCTAATTACTTATGGTAGTTATGTAGGTAAAAAAGACAACTTGATAAGCTCTGCAGTATATATAACACTTGCAGATGTGTCTATAGCAACATTGGCTGGTCTGATGATGTTTGCATTCTTATTCTCGCAAAATTTACCTTACGATGAAGGTGGAGCAGGATTAATTTACACTGTCCTTCCAGGTGCATTTGCTTCAATGGGAAGTACGTTAGGACCGATCTTAGGTACTTTATTCTTTTTACTTCTTTCATTTGCTGCATTGACATCTACAGTATCATTATTGGAAGTGCCTGTAGCATACTTGGTAGATACTTTTGGATTAAGAAGAAAAAGAGCTGTTTGGCTTACTGCAGGAGGAATTTATTTATTAGGTATTCCATCCCTACTTGGTAATGGAGCTGTGCCAGAGTTAACCGAATTCATCACATATGTTGGAGCAAACAAAGCTGCTTCATTTATGGATTTCGTTGAAGGTATCGCAAGTAATACAATGTTACCAATTGGAGGGTTCTTGATTTGTATCTTTACTACTTATGTTTGGAATACAAAGAATCTTGTAGAAGAAGTAAAAAATGGTAATCCCGAGTTTGCTAACTCTTGGATTGCTAGTTATGTAACATTTGCTCTAAAATATCTATGTCCAATTATTCTTGGTGTGATATCTATTGTTACTATTTTAGATAAATTCTTGGGAATTGATATAGTTTAAAAGTACAAATCATATCATTTCAAAAAAGCTATTGACTAGTATAAGTCAATAGCTTTTTTATTTATTTTGAGATTTGATTGTTTTAAATCAAGTTATATTAACTAAACAACAATTATTCTAAAATTTAATAGGTCTAAAATTTCTTAAAACGTAACAAATACACTATTTTAATTGACAACTAGGTTGAGTTAATTGTCTGTCACATTCAACCGTCTACAAACTATACAAGAACTATTAAAACCAACTACTAACTTATGTCTGTACTTTTTATAACCGCCGTTCTTGGGTTTGGTATATTGTCAATCATTTATTTTGTTGTGAGTTCACAATCTTTTGAAATTTCACCCTTTATTCAAACAGAGGGTAAAATTGTAGCTTACTTTAAAGATGAATTGCATGCCAATTACTTCCCAATTGTTGAGTACGTAACTGAAAAAGGAGATACTCTCCGTTTTAAAAGTAAACAAGCACTCATTAACAAATTAGAAAAGGGAACAAAAGTAATTTTATATTACAATCAGAAGTCTCCTAACAATTCTGCTTTTATTGAATTGTCAAATCACAAATCGACCGTTGAAGGAGGCGTAATCTTCACCGCTATAGTATTAATACTTATCAGCTGTTGTATTTATTCTTTACTGTTTCTTCTTTTCTAAATAAGGACAAAAGCGTAAAAAAGGCTTATACTACCACCTAGTATAAGCCTTTATTTATTTGATAATTTTACTCAAAAATTAAGAAACTGTTTCTGGACGTACTTGCTCAATTTCTTGCTGTACTTTAGCGACAATATCCTCAATTTTATCATCTTTTTGATAATTCATAGGAGGTTTAATTCTCACTCTTAGTGTACTCCCTCTTTTTTTCAATTTTAAGCCTTTCTTATCAAATGCCCTTCTGAATCCATCAATCACAATTGGGACAACTACTGGCTCAAAAGACTTGATAAGGTTTGCTGTTCCTTTACGAATAGGTGCATAAGGGCTTGTCGTTCCTTGCGGAAAATTCACTACCCAACCTTCAGATAAGGCTTTTTTAATTTTATCTGGAGCACTCGTATCAGCTCCACGATTCACACTTTGTCCTTTCGAACGCCATGATCTACGTACAGTAACTGCTCCTGTTAAAGAGAAGATTTTAGGAAGTAACCCACTCTGCTTCATCGTTTCTTCAGCAGCTACATAGTATGTATTAGCTCTAGGGCTTAATACATACAAAGGGAGGTTAATATGGTTATTAAATCCCCATTTGGCACTTGAGAATACATGATAAAAAGCGATTACATCACTGTAATACGTCTGATGATTTGAAATAAATAATACGTTGGTGTCTGGAAGATTTTCTAAATGTTCCATTCCTTCTACTTCAAGTTTATTGAAAATATTAAATCTCCAATAAGTAGTAGTGGCAAGTAAACTGATCAGAGACCTTTTTAAGAAAACTACATTCCCAAAAGCGTCCCTTCGCAGTAATTTAGAGGTCGTGAATAAAGAGTTACTCTTTTTCCTCCTCTTTTCTCTCTTGTAGTTAAAATTTGATAATCTGGTCGTCATTACTTGTTGTTAATAAAGATCTAACTGACATGTGAATCATTATACATGGTATATGTATAAAATTCAAATTTTGCGATCAATATATTTAATATAGAATTATACTTAAAGACTCTTTGAGTTAATCTGTGTTAAAATGGTGGTTATGAATATCTTTTATTAAAAATCTTCATCAAGACTAAACTTTGGTTTATCTTCACCATCTCCCTTTATAACTCCTGCTTTCTGATACTCAGATACTCTTTTTTCAAAGAAATTAGTTTTCCCTTGAAGTGATATTAACTCCATAAAATCAAACGGATTTTCTGAATTATAGATTTTAGAATATCCTAAAGCTAATAATAAGCGATCTGCTACAAACTCTATATACTGATTCATTAAATCAGCATTCATTCCGATCAACCTGACAGGTATTGCATCATTTACAAATTCTTGCTCAATACTAACTGCGTCTTTTATGATCTCGACAACAGTTGACTCATCAAGCTTATTCACGATATGGTTGTTGTACAATAAACATGCAAAATCGCAATGCAAACCTTCATCTCTTGAAATTAACTCGTTAGAAAAACTCAGTCCTGGCATCAGACCACGTTTTTTTAACCAAAAAATCGAACAAAAACTACCTGAAAAAAAGATACCTTCTACAGCTGCAAATGCAATCAACCGTTCTGTAAACGAACCTTTGTCAATCCAACGCAAAGCCCATTCTGCTTTCTTTTTAACGCAATCTAGGTTATCAATTGCTTTGAATAAATAATCTTTTTGAGCTGAATCTTTGACATAAGTATCTATAAGTAATGAATAAGTCTCAGAGTGAATATTTTCAATTGCGATTTGAAAACCATAAAAGAATTTAGCTTCGGTATATTGTACTTCAGCCACAAAATTCTCTGCCAAGTTTTCATTGACAATTCCATCACTAGCGGCAAAAAATGCAAGTACATGAGATATAAAATGTCTCTCATCATCGGTCAGATTTGCCCAATCTTTTAAGTCTTGGCTTAAATCTATTTCTTCCGCAGTCCAAAAACTAGCCTCTGCTTTTTTATAAAACTCCCAGATGTCATGGTGTTGAATTGGAAATAAGACAAAACGATCTTTATTTTCCTGCAATAGTGGTTCATTAGTGTTTGGGTTCATAAGCTATTAAAATGTTGGTGGTTGGAGTATAAAATAAGACCTTTTGGAAGCCCCTGTTTTATAATAGTACTAAAGAAAATCTATACCTAATGATATAAGGACTTATTAATACAAACTCTTTTCAGAAAAAAGATGTCTTTTTCAAAAAGAATTGTATCTTTGCGTCTTGTAAGGTTATGATCTCGATTATGTTCGCTGCACGAGGGATTAACTAATTCTTTAACTACAACTGAAAAACGTTTGTTTTTGAAAAATAAGCGTTATTTTTGTGACCAATTTTCGTCACAATAGGTTGCGATTAAGAATGTTATATTTTATTTTTGCAGCCATTTCGTAAGAAAACTAATTTTAGATTAGCAATGTACGCAATAGTAGAAATAGCTGGGCAGCAATTTAAGGTAGAAGAAAACAAATATATCTACACACATAAATTGGAAGCTGAAGCAGGTGCTTCAGTTGAATTCGACAATGTTTTGTTGATTGATTCCGATTCTTCTATCGAAGTTGGCGCTCCTAAAGTTGATGGTGCTAAAGTAACTGGAAAAGTTCTTGGGCACGTAAAAGGTGAAAAAGTTCTTGTATTCAAAAAGAAAAGAAGAAAAGGATACAAAGTAAAGAACGGTCACAGACAACAGTTCACTAAAGTTTTGATTGAAGGAATCTCTAAATAATAAAGTAACATGGCTCACAAAAAAGGTGTCGGTTCTTCGAAAAACGGTAGAGAATCGGAAAGTAAACGTCTTGGTGTAAAAATCTTTGGTGGTCAAGCTGCAACTGCAGGTAACATCTTGGTAAGACAAAGAGGTACAAAACACCACCCAGGTAAAAATGTTGGTCTAGGTAAAGATCATACATTATTTGCTCTTGTTGACGGAACTGTAGAGTTCAAAAAAGGATACAGAGGCAAATCATATGTTAGCATAAATCCTGCTAACTAAGACATAAAGATCTTACTCAGATCAAGGCACCTTGTTGTAAAAACAAGGTGCTTTTTTTTTCTAATCAAAACTGTCAGATTCATTGAATCAGTGAGGAATTCTGAGAAATGCTCATTGATCTTTAGCTCATTATGATATTGTATTTAAACGGGCTTTTATTCTACAATTTTTTTTAGGACTTTTGTTTGTTGCGACTACATTCGTGTCGCTCATTTCTTTCTTAACAAGAATGAAGTGAAGAATCTAGTATCTTTACTTTGATGTTGGGGATACTTAAGGATTTCATTTAGAATTATCTAATTGTGTAGCTGAGATGGAGAAAGATTGTCATCAAATATGGCAAAATTGTCTTGAAATAATCAGGAAGGAGCTGTCTGAACAGAGTTTCAGAACATGGTTTATGCCCATTAAGCCTGTCAAACTGGCTAATGACGTATTAACCATAGAAGTGCCTAGCCCGTTCTTTTACGAATGGTTGGAGGAGTATTACGTACACCTTCTAAAAAAGGCAATCAACAGCCAACTAGGACCTAACGGGAAATTGGAATATTCCATTCCTGTAGTTCAACCTACAAGACCAAAGCCTCAGCAACAGTTTACTGATCGTGGCGCTTATCAAGCTCCTCAAAATCCTACGCCACAACAAAATGTAGGACAACAGCACACACAATACACTAATCAAGTTCAGCAGAATCCTTATCAACAACAGGCTCCATCTCAACCTGTAATTGACAACAAGCCAAAGTACGTTCCGCAAGAGCGTCCTTTGCCAGCTGGAAGTGCCCAGTCTCCTGAAGTCTACCAACAAAATGAGACTCCACAAAGACCTGTTGCTCCTATAGATACAGCTCCTCAACAGCATACACAAAATCATGCAATGCCTAATATGGGCGGCGTACCTCCTCAATCTGCATTGGACTTTTCTGGAGCTTCAAACTTGAACCCAGAATACACATTCGATACATTTATTGAAGGAGATTGTAACCGCTTGGCTCGTTCTGCGGGGATCGCAATTGCGAAGAAACCGGGAGCTACAGCATTCAATCCTCTAGTTATTTATGGAGGTGTTGGTTTAGGTAAAACTCATCTTGTCCAAGCAATCGGGCAAGAAATCAAAAGAAGATATCCTGACAACTTTGTACTCTATGTCACTTGTG
Coding sequences within:
- a CDS encoding aminotransferase class I/II-fold pyridoxal phosphate-dependent enzyme; this encodes MEDLENKLLALTENHHLRELHDVRQEGEGVISKEGRKLINLSGNDYLGIASNKLLLKEFYEEALENDLSISHYGLSASSSRLLSGNHPAYSAYEEQLKEYYNKDGALLFNSGYHANLGILPALLEKRDLIVSDKLNHASLIDGFRLSDADFVRYRHLDYDHLRKLLQQKRSDYNKIIIVTESIFSMDGDCADLQVLVQIKKEFDCLLYVDEAHAIGCRGENGLGFAEEQMVISDIDIIVAPLGKAMASQGAFAVMSKSIQDWLVNRMRPFIFTTALPPVTVHWNSFVLEKVKGMNNERIKLQELSKIFVNGLKEIGVQQQYNTCIVPLIVGENERAVHIAKGLEEEGVLVFPIRTPTVPPNTARLRFSLHSKISSEELTKTIKQIHKLYHY
- the rplU gene encoding 50S ribosomal protein L21, with amino-acid sequence MYAIVEIAGQQFKVEENKYIYTHKLEAEAGASVEFDNVLLIDSDSSIEVGAPKVDGAKVTGKVLGHVKGEKVLVFKKKRRKGYKVKNGHRQQFTKVLIEGISK
- a CDS encoding lysophospholipid acyltransferase family protein; its protein translation is MTTRLSNFNYKREKRRKKSNSLFTTSKLLRRDAFGNVVFLKRSLISLLATTTYWRFNIFNKLEVEGMEHLENLPDTNVLFISNHQTYYSDVIAFYHVFSSAKWGFNNHINLPLYVLSPRANTYYVAAEETMKQSGLLPKIFSLTGAVTVRRSWRSKGQSVNRGADTSAPDKIKKALSEGWVVNFPQGTTSPYAPIRKGTANLIKSFEPVVVPIVIDGFRRAFDKKGLKLKKRGSTLRVRIKPPMNYQKDDKIEDIVAKVQQEIEQVRPETVS
- a CDS encoding ribonucleoside-diphosphate reductase small subunit — protein: MNPNTNEPLLQENKDRFVLFPIQHHDIWEFYKKAEASFWTAEEIDLSQDLKDWANLTDDERHFISHVLAFFAASDGIVNENLAENFVAEVQYTEAKFFYGFQIAIENIHSETYSLLIDTYVKDSAQKDYLFKAIDNLDCVKKKAEWALRWIDKGSFTERLIAFAAVEGIFFSGSFCSIFWLKKRGLMPGLSFSNELISRDEGLHCDFACLLYNNHIVNKLDESTVVEIIKDAVSIEQEFVNDAIPVRLIGMNADLMNQYIEFVADRLLLALGYSKIYNSENPFDFMELISLQGKTNFFEKRVSEYQKAGVIKGDGEDKPKFSLDEDF
- a CDS encoding DUF3592 domain-containing protein, whose product is MSVLFITAVLGFGILSIIYFVVSSQSFEISPFIQTEGKIVAYFKDELHANYFPIVEYVTEKGDTLRFKSKQALINKLEKGTKVILYYNQKSPNNSAFIELSNHKSTVEGGVIFTAIVLILISCCIYSLLFLLF
- a CDS encoding sodium-dependent transporter, giving the protein MAARGGFSNKFGFIMAAAGSAVGLGNIWKFPFEVVDGGGAAFVIIYLLCCFLLCFPVMIAEVAIGRKTNLNAVESFKKLGFPRWSFIGLMGIISGVLILSFYNVVAGWTIGFTFQMIQGNFEIGQQFGHFIADWKTIMIYSTVFMIATAYIVAQGVSGGIEKASKILMPTLLVIIIGLTLYSFTQEGAMNGVEYYLIPDFSKVTIQTIYGALGQAFFSLSLGMGALITYGSYVGKKDNLISSAVYITLADVSIATLAGLMMFAFLFSQNLPYDEGGAGLIYTVLPGAFASMGSTLGPILGTLFFLLLSFAALTSTVSLLEVPVAYLVDTFGLRRKRAVWLTAGGIYLLGIPSLLGNGAVPELTEFITYVGANKAASFMDFVEGIASNTMLPIGGFLICIFTTYVWNTKNLVEEVKNGNPEFANSWIASYVTFALKYLCPIILGVISIVTILDKFLGIDIV
- the dnaA gene encoding chromosomal replication initiator protein DnaA translates to MEKDCHQIWQNCLEIIRKELSEQSFRTWFMPIKPVKLANDVLTIEVPSPFFYEWLEEYYVHLLKKAINSQLGPNGKLEYSIPVVQPTRPKPQQQFTDRGAYQAPQNPTPQQNVGQQHTQYTNQVQQNPYQQQAPSQPVIDNKPKYVPQERPLPAGSAQSPEVYQQNETPQRPVAPIDTAPQQHTQNHAMPNMGGVPPQSALDFSGASNLNPEYTFDTFIEGDCNRLARSAGIAIAKKPGATAFNPLVIYGGVGLGKTHLVQAIGQEIKRRYPDNFVLYVTCEQFTTQFIEALKSNSVQQFTNYYLQVDTLIVDDIQFLSGKEKTQENFFHIFNHLHQRGKQILMTTDCPPKSLKGLQERLLSRFKWGLTADIQKPDFETRLAIVQQKLVSEGMMVPEDVLEYLAYNIDSNIRELEGVLISLIANASLMKKEIDLEMAKSTLLNIVRSTEQEITIEFIQGIVADYFGISVDELLSKTRKKDIANARQIAMYFSKEYTEVPLKSIGDSFGGRDHSTVVHATKAVSKKIHSDILYNRIVDELLEHMKIKK
- the rpmA gene encoding 50S ribosomal protein L27, yielding MAHKKGVGSSKNGRESESKRLGVKIFGGQAATAGNILVRQRGTKHHPGKNVGLGKDHTLFALVDGTVEFKKGYRGKSYVSINPAN